The following are encoded together in the Xanthomonas sacchari genome:
- a CDS encoding MOSC domain-containing protein: MTSSGSAVASWTIDAVLIGRAQAFTRPGSRSAIDKRPQNGRLRIGPEGLELDEQGDRRVHGGPDKALHHYPRDHYPAWREELGAHALLDAPGAFGENLSSCGVTEADLCLGDRLRLGTALVEVSQSRQPCWKLSDRFGVPALARRVQDSGRTGWYYRVLQPGEVAAGDRLELLERPYPQWPLVRLVGLLYRREIDPAQLRDVLALPLVPNWRTLFERRLAQRAVEDWDKRLLGQAPE, encoded by the coding sequence ATGACGTCGTCCGGTTCCGCGGTCGCCTCGTGGACCATCGATGCGGTCCTGATCGGCCGCGCGCAGGCGTTCACCCGCCCGGGCAGCCGCAGCGCGATCGACAAGCGGCCCCAGAACGGGCGCCTGCGCATCGGCCCGGAAGGGCTGGAACTGGACGAGCAAGGCGACCGCCGCGTGCATGGCGGCCCCGACAAGGCCTTGCACCATTACCCGCGCGACCATTACCCGGCCTGGCGCGAGGAGCTGGGCGCGCATGCCTTGCTGGACGCGCCGGGCGCGTTCGGCGAGAACCTCAGCAGTTGCGGGGTGACCGAAGCCGACCTGTGCCTGGGCGATCGTCTGCGTTTGGGTACCGCGCTGGTCGAGGTCTCGCAGTCGCGGCAGCCGTGCTGGAAGCTGTCCGACCGCTTCGGCGTGCCGGCGCTGGCGCGGCGCGTGCAGGACAGCGGCCGCACCGGCTGGTACTACCGCGTGCTGCAGCCCGGCGAGGTCGCCGCCGGCGATCGCCTGGAGTTGCTGGAGCGTCCGTATCCGCAGTGGCCGCTGGTACGGCTGGTCGGCCTGCTGTACCGGCGCGAGATCGACCCGGCGCAATTGCGGGACGTGCTGGCGCTGCCGCTGGTGCCGAACTGGCGCACCCTGTTCGAGCGGCGCCTGGCGCAGCGCGCGGTGGAGGA
- a CDS encoding PLP-dependent aminotransferase family protein: MPMTSPFQFSRRAQALTSSAIREILKVTERPEVISFAGGLPSPDTFPVARMREACDKVLRDAPQAALQYGPTEGHLPLREWVAARLSRDGADIRPSQVLITTGSQQGLDLLGKVFIDEGSKVLVETPSYLGALQAFSLFQPAFAAMQSDDDGVVVDALDDAQLAGARFMYVLPNFQNPTGRRLPLHRRQALVARAAAAGVPIVEDDPYGELCYSGDTLPSLLSMNPDGAIYMGSFSKVFAPGLRLGYVVAPEAVHAKLVQAKQAADLHTPSFSQRIVYEAVQDGFLDAHIPGIRTLYASRCEQMLAALTKYFPAQVRWNRPAGGMFIWVELPEGMDGGALLSKAIERNVAFVPGAPFFAVAPQRNTLRLSFVTVPAERIETGVRILGALLQDEVAAHRRATA, from the coding sequence ATCCGCGAAATCCTCAAGGTCACCGAACGCCCGGAAGTGATCTCCTTCGCCGGCGGCCTGCCGTCGCCGGATACCTTCCCGGTCGCGCGCATGCGCGAGGCCTGCGACAAGGTGCTGCGTGACGCCCCGCAGGCGGCGCTGCAGTACGGCCCGACCGAAGGCCATCTGCCGCTGCGCGAATGGGTGGCGGCGCGACTGAGCCGCGACGGCGCCGACATCCGGCCCAGCCAGGTGCTGATCACCACCGGGTCGCAGCAGGGCCTGGACCTGCTCGGCAAGGTGTTCATCGACGAAGGCAGCAAGGTGCTGGTGGAAACGCCCAGCTATCTCGGCGCGCTGCAGGCGTTCTCGCTGTTCCAGCCGGCGTTCGCGGCGATGCAGTCGGACGACGACGGCGTGGTGGTGGACGCGCTAGACGATGCGCAACTGGCCGGCGCGCGCTTCATGTACGTGCTGCCGAACTTCCAGAATCCGACCGGGCGGCGCCTGCCGCTGCATCGCCGCCAGGCGCTGGTCGCCCGTGCGGCCGCGGCCGGCGTGCCGATCGTCGAGGACGATCCCTATGGCGAGCTGTGCTACAGCGGCGACACGCTGCCGAGCCTGCTGTCGATGAACCCGGACGGCGCCATCTACATGGGCTCCTTCTCCAAGGTGTTCGCCCCCGGCCTGCGCCTGGGCTACGTGGTCGCGCCGGAGGCGGTGCATGCCAAGCTGGTGCAGGCCAAGCAGGCGGCCGACCTGCACACGCCCTCGTTCAGTCAGCGCATCGTGTACGAAGCGGTGCAGGACGGCTTCCTGGATGCGCATATCCCCGGCATCCGCACGCTGTACGCCAGCCGCTGCGAGCAGATGCTCGCAGCGCTGACCAAGTATTTCCCGGCGCAGGTGCGCTGGAACCGCCCGGCCGGCGGCATGTTCATCTGGGTCGAGCTGCCTGAGGGCATGGACGGCGGCGCGCTGCTGAGCAAGGCGATCGAGCGCAACGTGGCGTTCGTGCCGGGCGCGCCGTTCTTCGCGGTCGCGCCGCAGCGCAATACCTTGCGGCTGTCGTTCGTGACCGTGCCGGCCGAGCGCATCGAGACCGGCGTGCGCATCCTCGGCGCGCTGTTGCAGGATGAGGTCGCCGCGCACCGACGCGCGACGGCCTGA